Proteins encoded in a region of the Anopheles aquasalis chromosome 2, idAnoAquaMG_Q_19, whole genome shotgun sequence genome:
- the LOC126572413 gene encoding filamin-A isoform X8: MPSGEVDKPVIDDNHDGTVSIRYDPKEEGIHELAVKYNGEHVQGSPFKFHVDSISSGYVTAYGPGLVHGVTGEPAQFIISTKGAGAGGLQMAVEGPSKADITYHDNKDGTVSVSYLPTAPGEYKISVRFGDKHIKGSPYFAKITGEGRKRNQISVGSCSEVTLPGVISDQDLRSLNASIQAPTGLEEPCFLKRMPTGNIGISFTPREIGEHTVSVKRLGKHIANSPFKVNVCEREVGDAKKVLVTGAALKEGKTHQDNVFAVDTRNAGYGGLSLSIEGPSKAEIQCTDKDDGTLNIAYKPTEPGYYIVNLKFADHHVTGSPFTVKVSGEGTNRQREKIQRQREAVPITEVGSQCKLTFKMPGITSFDLSATVTSPGGVSEDAEIQEIEDGLYAVHFVPKELGVHTVSVKYKQIHIPGSPFQFTVGPLKDTGSHLVKAGGPGLEHGEQGVPAEFNVWTREAGGGTLAISVEGPSKAEIEFKDRKDGSCDVSYVVSEPGDYRIGLKFNDRHIPDSPFKVYISPAMGEAHKLEVAQFPTGCVQADKPAQFMVRKNGAKGELDAKVVAPSNNEDDCFIQLIDQDQYSVRFYPRENGIHAIHVKFNGVHIPGSPYRIKVGKDDVDPAAVHASGKGLGDVKTGEKTDLIIDTCNAGAGTLAVTIDGPAKVAMDCTEVEEGYKVRYTPLLPGHYYMTIKYNQMHIVGSPFKINCTGESLAEAGAQETSSVIVETVAKVSKGGNRAGVILPIFKSDASKIQSKGMGLKKAYMGKQNQFTVNAGDAGNNILFVGIYGPKGPCDEVFIKHTGRNQYTVNYLVRERGDYILLVKWGDDHIPGSPFKVEV, from the exons ATGCCGAGCGGTGAGGTAGATAAGCCAGTGATCGACGACAACCACGATGGTACCGTGTCGATCCGGTACGATCCGAAGGAGGAAGGTATCCACGAGCTGGCGGTCAAGTACAACGGTGAGCACGTCCAGGGTTCCCCGTTCAAGTTCCACGTCGACTCAATCTCGTCCGGTTACGTGACGGCGTACGGACCGGGACTGGTGCACGGTGTGACCGGTGAGCCGGCCCAGTTCATCATCTCGACCaagggtgccggtgccggtgggctGCAGATGGCGGTCGAGGGACCGAGCAAAGCGGAC ATCACGTACCACGACAACAAGGATGGTACGGTGTCGGTCTCCTACCTGCCGACCGCCCCGGGCGAGTACAAGATTTCCGTCCGCTTCGGTGACAAGCACATCAAGGGATCGCCGTACTTTGCCAAGATAACGGGCGAGGGACGCAAGCGGAACCAGATCTCGGTCGGTTCGTGCTCGGAAGTGACACTGCCGGGTGTGATCAGCGATCAGGATCTGCGCTCGCTGAACGCTTCGATCCAAGCGCCAACCGGGCTGGAGGAACCGTGCTTCCTGAAGCGCATGCCAACCGGCAACATCGGTATCTCGTTTACGCCACGCGAAATCGGTGAGCACACGGTATCGGTGAAGCGGCTCGGTAAGCACATCGCCAACTCACCGTTCAAGGTGAACGTGTGCGAGCGGGAGGTGGGCGATGCGAAGAAGGTCCTCGTTACCGGGGCCGCCCTGAAGGAGGGCAAAACGCACCAGGACAATGTGTTCGCGGTCGATACGCGCAATGCCGGGTACGGTGGGTTGTCGCTCTCGATCGAGGGACCGAGCAAGGCGGAGATCCAGTGTACGGACAAGGACGATGGCACGCTCAACATCGCGTACAAACCGACGGAGCCGGGTTACTACATCGTGAACCTGAAGTTTGCCGATCACCACGTGACGGGATCACCGTTTACGGTGAAGGTGTCGGGCGAGGGTACGAACCGGCAGCGGGAGAAGATTCAGCGGCAGCGTGAAGCCGTGCCGATCACGGAGGTCGGGAGCCAGTGTAAGCTGACGTTCAAGATGCCGGGCATTACGTCGTTCGATCTGTCGGCGACCGTGACCTCGCCCGGCGGTGTTAGTGAGGATGCCGAGATTCAGGAGATCGAGGATGGGCTGTACGCGGTGCACTTTGTGCCGAAGGAACTGGGCGTCCATACGGTGTCGGTCAAGTACAAGCAGATCCATATTCCTG GATCGCCATTCCAGTTCACTGTCGGTCCACTGAAGGACACCGGATCGCATCTGGTAAAGGCCGGTGGTCCCGGTCTCGAGCACGGTGAGCAGGGTGTACCGGCCGAGTTTAACGTTTGGACGCGCGAGGCGGGCGGTGGCACTCTGGCCATCTCGGTCGAGGGTCCCAGCAAGGCGGAGATCGAGTTCAAGGATCGCAAGGACGGTTCGTGCGATGTATCGTACGTCGTTAGCGAGCCAG GTGACTACCGGATTGGGCTGAAGTTCAACGATCGCCATATTCCGGACTCCCCGTTCAAGGTTTACATTTCGCCAGCGATGGGCGAAGCGCACAAGCTGGAGGTGGCCCAGTTCCCGACCGGGTGTGTTCAGGCCGACAAACCGGCCCAGTTCATGGTGCGCAAGAACGGTGCCAAGGGTGAGCTCGATGCAAAG GTCGTTGCACCATCGAACAACGAGGACGACTGTTTCATCCAGTTGATCGATCAGGATCAGTACTCGGTGCGGTTCTATCCGCGTGAGAACGGTATCCACGCGATCCACGTCAAGTTCAATGGGGTCCACATACCCGGATCACCGTACCGTATCAAGGTCGGTAAGGACGATGTCGATCCGGCGGCCGTTCATGCGTCGGGCAAGGGGTTGGGTGATGTGAAGACGGGCGAAAAGACGGATCTGATCATCGACACGTGCAATGCCGGTGCTGGCACACTCGCCGTCACCATCGACGGACCGGCCAAGGTGGCGATGGATTGTacggaggtggaggagggcTACAAGGTGCGCTACACGCCACTCCTGCCCGGCCATTACTACATGACGATCAAGTACAACCAGATGCACATCGTCGGCTCACCGTTCAAGATCAACTGTACCGGGGAGAGTCTGGCGGAGGCGGGTGCCCAAGAGACTTCGTCCGTCATCGTCGAAACGGTCGCGAAGGTGTCGAAGGGTGGCAATCGGGCGGGTGTCATCCTGCCGATCTTCAAGTCGGATGCCAGCAAAATCCAATCCAAGGGTATGGGTCTCAAGAAGGCGTACATGGGCAAGCAGAACCAGTTCACGGTGAATGCCGGTGATGCAG GCAACAACATCCTGTTCGTCGGTATCTACGGACCGAAGGGACCGTGCGATGAGGTGTTCATCAAGCACACGGGACGCAACCAGTACACGGTCAACTATCTGGTGCGCGAGCGCGGTGACTACATTCTGCTGGTGAAGTGGGGCGATGACCATATTCCCGGCTCGCCGTTCAAGGTGGAAGTGTAA
- the LOC126572413 gene encoding filamin-A isoform X7, with product MWSDEDERNTEPVEASWEEYSQFYRSFPRFMTISEHDKRETVRVFFIEQDVPVYENSDLDFVPTNMMAGFFLHTHKAEVKMPSGEVDKPVIDDNHDGTVSIRYDPKEEGIHELAVKYNGEHVQGSPFKFHVDSISSGYVTAYGPGLVHGVTGEPAQFIISTKGAGAGGLQMAVEGPSKADITYHDNKDGTVSVSYLPTAPGEYKISVRFGDKHIKGSPYFAKITGEGRKRNQISVGSCSEVTLPGVISDQDLRSLNASIQAPTGLEEPCFLKRMPTGNIGISFTPREIGEHTVSVKRLGKHIANSPFKVNVCEREVGDAKKVLVTGAALKEGKTHQDNVFAVDTRNAGYGGLSLSIEGPSKAEIQCTDKDDGTLNIAYKPTEPGYYIVNLKFADHHVTGSPFTVKVSGEGTNRQREKIQRQREAVPITEVGSQCKLTFKMPGITSFDLSATVTSPGGVSEDAEIQEIEDGLYAVHFVPKELGVHTVSVKYKQIHIPGSPFQFTVGPLKDTGSHLVKAGGPGLEHGEQGVPAEFNVWTREAGGGTLAISVEGPSKAEIEFKDRKDGSCDVSYVVSEPGDYRIGLKFNDRHIPDSPFKVYISPAMGEAHKLEVAQFPTGCVQADKPAQFMVRKNGAKGELDAKVVAPSNNEDDCFIQLIDQDQYSVRFYPRENGIHAIHVKFNGVHIPGSPYRIKVGKDDVDPAAVHASGKGLGDVKTGEKTDLIIDTCNAGAGTLAVTIDGPAKVAMDCTEVEEGYKVRYTPLLPGHYYMTIKYNQMHIVGSPFKINCTGESLAEAGAQETSSVIVETVAKVSKGGNRAGVILPIFKSDASKIQSKGMGLKKAYMGKQNQFTVNAGDAGNNILFVGIYGPKGPCDEVFIKHTGRNQYTVNYLVRERGDYILLVKWGDDHIPGSPFKVEV from the exons ATGTGGAGTGACGAAGACGAGCGGAATACCGAACCGGTCGAGGCGTCCTGGGAAGAGTACAGTCAGTTCTATCGAAGCTTTCCGCGCTTCATGACCATCTCCGAGCACGATAAGCGCGAGACGGTCCGAGTGTTCTTCATCGAGCAGGACGTGCCGGTGTACGAAAACTCGGACCTTGACTTCGTGCCGACCAACATGATGGCTGGATTCTTTCTGCACACGCACAAAG CGGAAGTAAAGATGCCGAGCGGTGAGGTAGATAAGCCAGTGATCGACGACAACCACGATGGTACCGTGTCGATCCGGTACGATCCGAAGGAGGAAGGTATCCACGAGCTGGCGGTCAAGTACAACGGTGAGCACGTCCAGGGTTCCCCGTTCAAGTTCCACGTCGACTCAATCTCGTCCGGTTACGTGACGGCGTACGGACCGGGACTGGTGCACGGTGTGACCGGTGAGCCGGCCCAGTTCATCATCTCGACCaagggtgccggtgccggtgggctGCAGATGGCGGTCGAGGGACCGAGCAAAGCGGAC ATCACGTACCACGACAACAAGGATGGTACGGTGTCGGTCTCCTACCTGCCGACCGCCCCGGGCGAGTACAAGATTTCCGTCCGCTTCGGTGACAAGCACATCAAGGGATCGCCGTACTTTGCCAAGATAACGGGCGAGGGACGCAAGCGGAACCAGATCTCGGTCGGTTCGTGCTCGGAAGTGACACTGCCGGGTGTGATCAGCGATCAGGATCTGCGCTCGCTGAACGCTTCGATCCAAGCGCCAACCGGGCTGGAGGAACCGTGCTTCCTGAAGCGCATGCCAACCGGCAACATCGGTATCTCGTTTACGCCACGCGAAATCGGTGAGCACACGGTATCGGTGAAGCGGCTCGGTAAGCACATCGCCAACTCACCGTTCAAGGTGAACGTGTGCGAGCGGGAGGTGGGCGATGCGAAGAAGGTCCTCGTTACCGGGGCCGCCCTGAAGGAGGGCAAAACGCACCAGGACAATGTGTTCGCGGTCGATACGCGCAATGCCGGGTACGGTGGGTTGTCGCTCTCGATCGAGGGACCGAGCAAGGCGGAGATCCAGTGTACGGACAAGGACGATGGCACGCTCAACATCGCGTACAAACCGACGGAGCCGGGTTACTACATCGTGAACCTGAAGTTTGCCGATCACCACGTGACGGGATCACCGTTTACGGTGAAGGTGTCGGGCGAGGGTACGAACCGGCAGCGGGAGAAGATTCAGCGGCAGCGTGAAGCCGTGCCGATCACGGAGGTCGGGAGCCAGTGTAAGCTGACGTTCAAGATGCCGGGCATTACGTCGTTCGATCTGTCGGCGACCGTGACCTCGCCCGGCGGTGTTAGTGAGGATGCCGAGATTCAGGAGATCGAGGATGGGCTGTACGCGGTGCACTTTGTGCCGAAGGAACTGGGCGTCCATACGGTGTCGGTCAAGTACAAGCAGATCCATATTCCTG GATCGCCATTCCAGTTCACTGTCGGTCCACTGAAGGACACCGGATCGCATCTGGTAAAGGCCGGTGGTCCCGGTCTCGAGCACGGTGAGCAGGGTGTACCGGCCGAGTTTAACGTTTGGACGCGCGAGGCGGGCGGTGGCACTCTGGCCATCTCGGTCGAGGGTCCCAGCAAGGCGGAGATCGAGTTCAAGGATCGCAAGGACGGTTCGTGCGATGTATCGTACGTCGTTAGCGAGCCAG GTGACTACCGGATTGGGCTGAAGTTCAACGATCGCCATATTCCGGACTCCCCGTTCAAGGTTTACATTTCGCCAGCGATGGGCGAAGCGCACAAGCTGGAGGTGGCCCAGTTCCCGACCGGGTGTGTTCAGGCCGACAAACCGGCCCAGTTCATGGTGCGCAAGAACGGTGCCAAGGGTGAGCTCGATGCAAAG GTCGTTGCACCATCGAACAACGAGGACGACTGTTTCATCCAGTTGATCGATCAGGATCAGTACTCGGTGCGGTTCTATCCGCGTGAGAACGGTATCCACGCGATCCACGTCAAGTTCAATGGGGTCCACATACCCGGATCACCGTACCGTATCAAGGTCGGTAAGGACGATGTCGATCCGGCGGCCGTTCATGCGTCGGGCAAGGGGTTGGGTGATGTGAAGACGGGCGAAAAGACGGATCTGATCATCGACACGTGCAATGCCGGTGCTGGCACACTCGCCGTCACCATCGACGGACCGGCCAAGGTGGCGATGGATTGTacggaggtggaggagggcTACAAGGTGCGCTACACGCCACTCCTGCCCGGCCATTACTACATGACGATCAAGTACAACCAGATGCACATCGTCGGCTCACCGTTCAAGATCAACTGTACCGGGGAGAGTCTGGCGGAGGCGGGTGCCCAAGAGACTTCGTCCGTCATCGTCGAAACGGTCGCGAAGGTGTCGAAGGGTGGCAATCGGGCGGGTGTCATCCTGCCGATCTTCAAGTCGGATGCCAGCAAAATCCAATCCAAGGGTATGGGTCTCAAGAAGGCGTACATGGGCAAGCAGAACCAGTTCACGGTGAATGCCGGTGATGCAG GCAACAACATCCTGTTCGTCGGTATCTACGGACCGAAGGGACCGTGCGATGAGGTGTTCATCAAGCACACGGGACGCAACCAGTACACGGTCAACTATCTGGTGCGCGAGCGCGGTGACTACATTCTGCTGGTGAAGTGGGGCGATGACCATATTCCCGGCTCGCCGTTCAAGGTGGAAGTGTAA